One Ricinus communis isolate WT05 ecotype wild-type chromosome 1, ASM1957865v1, whole genome shotgun sequence DNA window includes the following coding sequences:
- the LOC8287206 gene encoding nodulin homeobox isoform X2 produces the protein MRLAKDESSCIAEQVIDLISAVKELHWHSSQELNKLIRDSENFTIHFLTEKGSNLKIDVEKLAGFLPLHLIAVLMSSDKDESLLRYLLCGIRLLHSLCDLAPRHTKLEQILLDDVKVSEQLLDLVFYVLIVLSGIRQEKHNSSSVPLLHPALVACSLYLLTGCISSHWQDLVQVLLAHPKVDVFMDAAFGAVLVAIRFLQVKLSAPYTDFHMRSSPTAEQIVNYLCQQCEASLQFLQSLCQQKLFRERLLRNKELCGKGGVLFLAQAILKLNIIPPFIESSTVVAAVSRLKAKVLSILLHLCEAESISYLDEVASSPGSFDLAKSVALEVLELLKAALSKDPKHLTASSERTFPMGLLRLNAMRLADIFSDDSNFRSYITTCFTKVLTAIFSLPHGEFLSIWCSSELPLREEDATLEFDIFIAAGWVLDTISSLNLSNALNSEITLIPSNMPQATYAHQRTSLFVKVIANLHCFVPNICEEQERNLFLHKFLECMRMDPSETLPEFSFTSDANKANTVCRNLRSLLSHAESLIPNFLNEEDVQLLRVFFNQLQSLINTADFEQNQVQEIKFERSISLEKFCKLDINEHQQEAQSTGGYSSALSKKELSNRNISSNRKEEISENSAFLEEEQLSFRNEHMKYGDDAMREEKDKSGGTASTIKREIDRDFQNIETSGSDTSSTRGKNFAGQLGNSDFPKSSEHKKENGLQGVQEGEKVETIQFEEKQPRKRKRTIMNEYQMSLIEEALVDEPDMHRNAASLQSWADKLSLHGSEVTSSQLKNWLNNRKARLARAGAGKDVRTPMEVDHALSEKQSVPALRHSHDSSESHGEVNVPAELVQCKPGQYVVLVDKQGDEIGKGKVYQVQGKWYGKSLEESETCVVDVTELKAERWVRLPYPSEATGTSFSEAETKLGVMRVLWDSNKIFMSRPQ, from the exons ATGAGGCTTGCTAAAGATGAATCATCATGTATTGCTGAACAA GTCATTGACTTAATTTCAGCAGTTAAAGAATTACATTGGCATAGTTCTCAAGAGCTTAATAAACTTATAAGGGACTCCGAAAATTTTACAATTCACTTCCTCACTGAAAAAGGATCAAATTTAAAG ATTGATGTGGAAAAACTGGCAGGATTTCTTCCTTTGCATCTTATTGCGGTGCTTATGTCATCTGACAAAGATGAATCGCTGTTGAGATATTTATTATGCGGTATTCGACTTTTGCATTCCCTGTGCGACCTTGCACCTCGGCATACTAAACTTGAGCAG ATTTTACTTGATGATGTAAAAGTGTCGGAACAACTGTTGGATCTGGTGTTTTATGTACTAATTGTTCTTAGTGGTATTAGACAG GAGAAGCATAATTCAAGCTCTGTGCCCCTTCTGCATCCTGCACTGGTAGCTTGCAGTCTATATCTATTAACAGGATGCATCTCTTCGCACTGGCAAGATCTTGTTCAGGTGTTGCTTGCACACCCCAAG GTTGACGTATTTATGGATGCAGCTTTTGGAGCAGTGCTTGTAGCCATCCGGTTTCTCCAGGTCAAGCTATCAGCTCCATATACTGACTTTCACATGAGATCAAGTCCAACAGCTGAACAAATAGTTAACTATCTATGCCAACAATGCGAAGCTTCTTTACAGTTTCTTCAGTCATTGTGTCAACAAAAATTGTTTAGGGAACGCCTACTTAGAAACAAG GAACTATGTGGAAAGGGTGGTGTTCTTTTTCTGGCCCAGGCCATCTTgaagttaaatattataccTCCTTTTATAGAGTCTTCTACAGTTGTTGCTGCTGTATCCAGACTGAAAGCTAAAGTACTATCTATT CTATTGCATCTGTGTGAAGCAGAAAGCATATCTTACCTTGATGAGGTTGCAAGCTCTCCAGGAAGCTTTGATTTGGCCAAGTCTGTTGCATTAGAG GTTCTTGAATTATTAAAGGCTGCACTTAGTAAAGATCCCAAACATCTTACTGCTAGTTCTGAGAGAACTTTTCCCATGGGGCTTCTGCGACTCAATGCAATGCGTCTGGCTGATATTTTCTCAGATGATTCCAATTTTCGGTCTTATATTACAACATGCTTT ACAAAGGTTCTGACTGCCATATTTTCACTGCCTCATGGAGAGTTCTTATCCATTTGGTGTTCTTCTGAACTTCCACTGAGAGAGGAAGATGCTACTCTCgagtttgatatatttatagcAGCTGGATGGGTTTTGGACACAATCTCATCACTGAACCTATCAAATGCTCTAAATTCAGAAATTACTCTAATCCCCAGTAACATGCCCCAAGCTACCTATGCTCATCAGAGAACTTCATTATTTGTCAAAGTAATCGCCAACCTTCATTGTTTTGTCCCCAATATTTGTGAAG AGCAGGAAAgaaatctttttcttcataaGTTCCTTGAGTGCATGCGGATGGATCCATCTGAAACTTTGcctgaattttcttttacttcagATGCTAACAAAGCCAATACTGTTTGCAGGAACCTGC GTTCATTGCTAAGCCATGCAGAATCTCTGATTCCTAACTTTTTGAATGAGGAGGATGTGCAGCTCTTGAG GGTGTTCTTCAACCAATTGCAGTCGCTAATTAATACTGCTGATTTTGAACAAAACCAGGTTCAA GAAATCAAATTTGAAAGGTCGATATCTTTGGAGAAGTTCTGTAAACTGGACATTAATGAACATCAACAG GAGGCTCAAAGTACAGGGGGATACTCATCAGCTTTATCGAAGAAGGAACTGTCAAATCGTAATATAAGTAGTAATCGGAAAGAGGAGATTTCTGAGAATTCTGCTTTCCTAGAAGAGGAGCAGCTTAGTTTCAGAAATGAGCATATGAAATATGGTGATGATGCAATGAGGGAAGAAAAGGATAAATCTGGTGGGACTGCATCTACTATTAAAAGAGAGATTGACAGAGATTTTCAGAACATCGAAACAAGTGGTTCAGATACCAGTTCCACTCGGGGAAAAAATTTTGCTGGCCAGTTGGGGAATAGCGACTTTCCAAAATCAAGCgagcataaaaaagaaaatggcctTCAGGGAGTTCAAGAAGGTGAAAAAGTTGAAACTATTCAGTTTGAAGAAAAGCAGCCAAGAAAACGGAAAAGAACCATAATGAACGAGTATCAAATGTCATTGATTGAGGAAGCCTTGGTGGATGAACCTGATATGCATCGGAATGCAGCTTCTTTACAGTCATGGGCTGATAAGCTAAGTCTTCAT GGTTCTGAAGTTACTTCCTCACAGCTAAAAAATTG GCTCAACAATCGAAAAGCAAGATTAGCACGTGCAGGTGCAGGTAAAGATGTCCGTACACCTATGGAGGTTGACCATGCTCTTTCAGAAAAGCAAAGCGTGCCAGCTCTGCGACATTCACACGATTCATCTGAGAGTCATGGCGAAGTTAATGTCCCAGCAG AACTTGTTCAGTGCAAGCCAGGGCAATACGTTGTGCTTGTAGACAAGCAAGGGGACGAAATTGGTAAAGGAAAAGTGTATCAAGTGCAAGGTAAATGGTATGGGAAGAGCTTGGAGGAATCGGAGACTTGTGTTGTGGATGTTACTGAGCTCAAGGCTGAAAGATGGGTGAGGCTTCCGTACCCATCTGAAGCCACAGGCACATCATTTAGCGAAGCTGAAACAAAGCTTGGGGTAATGAGGGTGTTGTgggattcaaataaaatattcatgtCTCGGCCTCAGTGA
- the LOC8287206 gene encoding nodulin homeobox isoform X1 has translation MRLAKDESSCIAEQVIDLISAVKELHWHSSQELNKLIRDSENFTIHFLTEKGSNLKIDVEKLAGFLPLHLIAVLMSSDKDESLLRYLLCGIRLLHSLCDLAPRHTKLEQILLDDVKVSEQLLDLVFYVLIVLSGIRQEKHNSSSVPLLHPALVACSLYLLTGCISSHWQDLVQVLLAHPKVDVFMDAAFGAVLVAIRFLQVKLSAPYTDFHMRSSPTAEQIVNYLCQQCEASLQFLQSLCQQKLFRERLLRNKELCGKGGVLFLAQAILKLNIIPPFIESSTVVAAVSRLKAKVLSILLHLCEAESISYLDEVASSPGSFDLAKSVALEVLELLKAALSKDPKHLTASSERTFPMGLLRLNAMRLADIFSDDSNFRSYITTCFTKVLTAIFSLPHGEFLSIWCSSELPLREEDATLEFDIFIAAGWVLDTISSLNLSNALNSEITLIPSNMPQATYAHQRTSLFVKVIANLHCFVPNICEEQERNLFLHKFLECMRMDPSETLPEFSFTSDANKANTVCRNLRSLLSHAESLIPNFLNEEDVQLLRVFFNQLQSLINTADFEQNQVQEIKFERSISLEKFCKLDINEHQQEAQSTGGYSSALSKKELSNRNISSNRKEEISENSAFLEEEQLSFRNEHMKYGDDAMREEKDKSGGTASTIKREIDRDFQNIETSGSDTSSTRGKNFAGQLGNSDFPKSSEHKKENGLQGVQEGEKVETIQFEEKQPRKRKRTIMNEYQMSLIEEALVDEPDMHRNAASLQSWADKLSLHGSEVTSSQLKNWLNNRKARLARAGAGKDVRTPMEVDHALSEKQSVPALRHSHDSSESHGEVNVPAGARLSTARIGSAENAEISLAQFFGIDAAELVQCKPGQYVVLVDKQGDEIGKGKVYQVQGKWYGKSLEESETCVVDVTELKAERWVRLPYPSEATGTSFSEAETKLGVMRVLWDSNKIFMSRPQ, from the exons ATGAGGCTTGCTAAAGATGAATCATCATGTATTGCTGAACAA GTCATTGACTTAATTTCAGCAGTTAAAGAATTACATTGGCATAGTTCTCAAGAGCTTAATAAACTTATAAGGGACTCCGAAAATTTTACAATTCACTTCCTCACTGAAAAAGGATCAAATTTAAAG ATTGATGTGGAAAAACTGGCAGGATTTCTTCCTTTGCATCTTATTGCGGTGCTTATGTCATCTGACAAAGATGAATCGCTGTTGAGATATTTATTATGCGGTATTCGACTTTTGCATTCCCTGTGCGACCTTGCACCTCGGCATACTAAACTTGAGCAG ATTTTACTTGATGATGTAAAAGTGTCGGAACAACTGTTGGATCTGGTGTTTTATGTACTAATTGTTCTTAGTGGTATTAGACAG GAGAAGCATAATTCAAGCTCTGTGCCCCTTCTGCATCCTGCACTGGTAGCTTGCAGTCTATATCTATTAACAGGATGCATCTCTTCGCACTGGCAAGATCTTGTTCAGGTGTTGCTTGCACACCCCAAG GTTGACGTATTTATGGATGCAGCTTTTGGAGCAGTGCTTGTAGCCATCCGGTTTCTCCAGGTCAAGCTATCAGCTCCATATACTGACTTTCACATGAGATCAAGTCCAACAGCTGAACAAATAGTTAACTATCTATGCCAACAATGCGAAGCTTCTTTACAGTTTCTTCAGTCATTGTGTCAACAAAAATTGTTTAGGGAACGCCTACTTAGAAACAAG GAACTATGTGGAAAGGGTGGTGTTCTTTTTCTGGCCCAGGCCATCTTgaagttaaatattataccTCCTTTTATAGAGTCTTCTACAGTTGTTGCTGCTGTATCCAGACTGAAAGCTAAAGTACTATCTATT CTATTGCATCTGTGTGAAGCAGAAAGCATATCTTACCTTGATGAGGTTGCAAGCTCTCCAGGAAGCTTTGATTTGGCCAAGTCTGTTGCATTAGAG GTTCTTGAATTATTAAAGGCTGCACTTAGTAAAGATCCCAAACATCTTACTGCTAGTTCTGAGAGAACTTTTCCCATGGGGCTTCTGCGACTCAATGCAATGCGTCTGGCTGATATTTTCTCAGATGATTCCAATTTTCGGTCTTATATTACAACATGCTTT ACAAAGGTTCTGACTGCCATATTTTCACTGCCTCATGGAGAGTTCTTATCCATTTGGTGTTCTTCTGAACTTCCACTGAGAGAGGAAGATGCTACTCTCgagtttgatatatttatagcAGCTGGATGGGTTTTGGACACAATCTCATCACTGAACCTATCAAATGCTCTAAATTCAGAAATTACTCTAATCCCCAGTAACATGCCCCAAGCTACCTATGCTCATCAGAGAACTTCATTATTTGTCAAAGTAATCGCCAACCTTCATTGTTTTGTCCCCAATATTTGTGAAG AGCAGGAAAgaaatctttttcttcataaGTTCCTTGAGTGCATGCGGATGGATCCATCTGAAACTTTGcctgaattttcttttacttcagATGCTAACAAAGCCAATACTGTTTGCAGGAACCTGC GTTCATTGCTAAGCCATGCAGAATCTCTGATTCCTAACTTTTTGAATGAGGAGGATGTGCAGCTCTTGAG GGTGTTCTTCAACCAATTGCAGTCGCTAATTAATACTGCTGATTTTGAACAAAACCAGGTTCAA GAAATCAAATTTGAAAGGTCGATATCTTTGGAGAAGTTCTGTAAACTGGACATTAATGAACATCAACAG GAGGCTCAAAGTACAGGGGGATACTCATCAGCTTTATCGAAGAAGGAACTGTCAAATCGTAATATAAGTAGTAATCGGAAAGAGGAGATTTCTGAGAATTCTGCTTTCCTAGAAGAGGAGCAGCTTAGTTTCAGAAATGAGCATATGAAATATGGTGATGATGCAATGAGGGAAGAAAAGGATAAATCTGGTGGGACTGCATCTACTATTAAAAGAGAGATTGACAGAGATTTTCAGAACATCGAAACAAGTGGTTCAGATACCAGTTCCACTCGGGGAAAAAATTTTGCTGGCCAGTTGGGGAATAGCGACTTTCCAAAATCAAGCgagcataaaaaagaaaatggcctTCAGGGAGTTCAAGAAGGTGAAAAAGTTGAAACTATTCAGTTTGAAGAAAAGCAGCCAAGAAAACGGAAAAGAACCATAATGAACGAGTATCAAATGTCATTGATTGAGGAAGCCTTGGTGGATGAACCTGATATGCATCGGAATGCAGCTTCTTTACAGTCATGGGCTGATAAGCTAAGTCTTCAT GGTTCTGAAGTTACTTCCTCACAGCTAAAAAATTG GCTCAACAATCGAAAAGCAAGATTAGCACGTGCAGGTGCAGGTAAAGATGTCCGTACACCTATGGAGGTTGACCATGCTCTTTCAGAAAAGCAAAGCGTGCCAGCTCTGCGACATTCACACGATTCATCTGAGAGTCATGGCGAAGTTAATGTCCCAGCAGGTGCAAGACTTAGCACAGCAAGAATTGGTTCTGCTGAAAATGCTGAGATTTCTTTAGCTCAATTTTTTGGTATTGATGCTGCAGAACTTGTTCAGTGCAAGCCAGGGCAATACGTTGTGCTTGTAGACAAGCAAGGGGACGAAATTGGTAAAGGAAAAGTGTATCAAGTGCAAGGTAAATGGTATGGGAAGAGCTTGGAGGAATCGGAGACTTGTGTTGTGGATGTTACTGAGCTCAAGGCTGAAAGATGGGTGAGGCTTCCGTACCCATCTGAAGCCACAGGCACATCATTTAGCGAAGCTGAAACAAAGCTTGGGGTAATGAGGGTGTTGTgggattcaaataaaatattcatgtCTCGGCCTCAGTGA
- the LOC8287205 gene encoding cytochrome c oxidase subunit 5C, with amino-acid sequence MAGGRIAHATLKGPSVVKEICIGIALGLAAGGLWKMHHWNEQRKVRAFYDLLEKGEISVVAEE; translated from the coding sequence ATGGCTGGTGGTAGGATTGCTCATGCTACCTTGAAGGGACCAAGTGTTGTGAAGGAGATTTGTATTGGTATTGCACTCGGATTGGCCGCTGGTGGTCTTTGGAAGATGCATCACTGGAATGAGCAAAGGAAGGTGAGAGCATTTTATGACTTGCTTGAGAAGGGCGAGATCAGTGTTGTTGCAGAAGAATAA